Within the Anaerolineales bacterium genome, the region CGCAAGGTGATCATCCCGACGGCCGGAAACGCCGGCGGCGCGATGGCTGCTTACGCGGCCCGCGCGGGGATGGACGCCCTGGTGTTTTTCCCGAGCGACGCGCCGCGCGCCAACGTGGAGGAGAGCCGCATGGCCGGCGCACAGGTCATCCTGGTCGACGGGCTGATCAGCGACGCGGCGGGCATGGCGGGGGAAACGTCGCGCCGCGAAGGCTGGTTCGACCTCTCGACCTTCAAAGAGCCGTACCGGCTGGAAGGCAAGAAGATCATGGGGTACGAGCTGGCCGAAGCGTTCCAATGGGAACTGCCGGACGTGATCATCTATCCGACCGGAGGCGGGACGGGATTGGTCGGGATGTGGAAGGCGTTCGCGGAGCTGAGCGCCCTGGGCTGGCTGAAGAATCCGAAGCTGCCGCGCATGGTGGCGGTCCAGGCGGAAGGCTGCGCGCCGGTGGTCAAAGCGTTCGAGTCGGGCGCCGCGTTCTGCGATTTCTGGACGGACGCCCACACCGTCGCCGCCGGCCTGCGAGTCCCGAAAAGTTTTGCGGACCAATTGATCCTCAAGGACATCCGCGAGAGCGGGGGGACGGCCTTGGCGGTGAGCGACCGGGCGATCCTCGAAGCCCAGCGGAAATTGACCCGCATGGAAGGGATTTTTCCGGCGCCGGAGGGCGCCGCGACCCTCGCCGCGCTCGAGGAATTGGCCCGCCGGAAATGGCTGGATCCGGAGGAGCGGATCGTGTTGTTCAACACCGGGTCCGGGCTGAAGTATTTGGAGTATTCCGGCGGCGGGGATGGGGATCGGAAGCCCCCGGCTCCCGAACCGCGCGGCGGCCTATTCCGCGGCTGGACAAAACCGTTCCGCAGGTTTTTCTGTTTCAAACGTTGATCTTTTTGCGAAATTGTCCTCCCCTCTGTGCGCTTGAAAAGCATCCCCCATGCGTCAAATCCGATCCATGGTTCCATCGGCCTTGCCCGGATCCCTGTCGTCGTTTCCGGAATTGATGAAAAAAGGTATCTGTTCAGCCTCCCCCTCATCCTATCCTCCCGTCACTGTGGGTGTCTCAAAATAGCATTAGGTTGTCTCCGGATCGTCATGCCCGCGCCCGCCCTCGCGGAGCGGGGGTGTTCGTAGCGGGCATCCAGCCATGGAAACCCTGGATTCCCGCTAAACCCACCCCCGGCGAAGAACGCGCCGAGGGC harbors:
- a CDS encoding threonine synthase; this encodes MTPPRAQPLASTFSFPTFLSTLKCSGCGKTFSPHEVYTFCPDCQSPLLAEYDLEAARAKLDRDSFRFRRVGMWRWYELLPVVDPGRIVTLGEGDCSLLRLVHVSRELGLPFVFVKDESANPTGSFKARGISAAVSKAGELGIRKVIIPTAGNAGGAMAAYAARAGMDALVFFPSDAPRANVEESRMAGAQVILVDGLISDAAGMAGETSRREGWFDLSTFKEPYRLEGKKIMGYELAEAFQWELPDVIIYPTGGGTGLVGMWKAFAELSALGWLKNPKLPRMVAVQAEGCAPVVKAFESGAAFCDFWTDAHTVAAGLRVPKSFADQLILKDIRESGGTALAVSDRAILEAQRKLTRMEGIFPAPEGAATLAALEELARRKWLDPEERIVLFNTGSGLKYLEYSGGGDGDRKPPAPEPRGGLFRGWTKPFRRFFCFKR